A genomic region of Papaver somniferum cultivar HN1 chromosome 7, ASM357369v1, whole genome shotgun sequence contains the following coding sequences:
- the LOC113295711 gene encoding uncharacterized protein LOC113295711, with protein MEIISELKKPWIVLGDFNAIISPEEKKPKTLKKFLNEWNWSIFGNVHTKIKETEDKVKIVMELFDRNPFDEDVLNKLVEAQNEHASAKKANHFRPIGLSNVLFKIFTKTIAARMNVLMVKLISPQQVAYIKGRNIQEKVLLASEMVNEMKKKKRGGNVAFKLDISQAYDTVSWEFLFKVMHKYGFSSSWCDWLLTIFKSAKLSVMINGGPCGFFSMNRGMKQGDPLSPILFILMEDFLGGNITNLVNTRQITPMVIRNGIYPTHIFFADDVFLFCNGAKKSLECVFKLLDAFQASSCQLINKAKSKYFIDETSSIRKQQISIMVNMENVGFPEKYLGVLLAPGRSGDSEVRKYKTLSWKKVCVSYDEGGFGIRRLEVINRALLMKMMWRLIFSSDEWALFFTAKFKNKYGIWFSGWKLSSVRAGLQWAWTALQEDITWFVGNGANIYVWLDTWYGSSPLINEIGYTEFVHNNLQMKVRNLIIDNEWHIPPQLQQFLHIDNMPNIGSEVDCIVWNLHSSGQFNTAMAVEKLRFKEQKVNWSSHIWRSYLHPSIASNIWKLLQGVYVDDDVKRKYGYEIPSRCCVCKSDQDCMEHTLWICDFSAQIWSCLGNIFTFSMPSSFHEVFSTAKHHSPFIQEVWMTAACTTIRDLWFQRNKIFFEGGDTHLHSFKSRIVKKFNENGARMKGNM; from the exons ATGGAGATAATTAGTGAACTTAAGAAGCCATGGATTGTTCTAGGTGATTTTAATGCAATTATTTCACCTGAGGAAAAG AAACCTAAAACACTAAAGAAATTCTTGAATGAATGGAATTGGAGTATTTTTGGTAATGTTCATACAAAAATTAAGGAAACTGAAGATAAGGTTAAAATTGTAATGGAATTATTTGACAGAAATCCTTTTGATGAAGATGTTTTGAATAAGTTAGTTGAAGCCCAGAATGAACATGCTA GTGCAAAGAAAGCAAATCATTTCAGACCAATAGGATTAAGCAATGTTTTGTTCAAGATATTCACTAAAACCATTGCTGCAAGAATGAATGTACTTATGGTGAAGCTAATTTCTCCACAACAGGTTGCATATATCAAAGGTAGAAACATTCAAGAGAAAGTACTTCTAGCTTCAGAGATGGTtaatgaaatgaagaaaaaaaagagaggaggTAATGTGGCTTTCAAACTTGATATCTCACAAGCTTATGACACTGTAAGCTGGGAATTTCTCTTTAAAGTTATGCATAAATATGGATTTTCATCATCTTGGTGTGATTGGCTATTAACCATATTCAAATCTGCTAAGCTGTCAGTCATGATTAATGGTGGGCCATGTGGTTTCTTTTCAATGAATAGAGGTATGAAACAGGGTGATCCTCTATCCCCtattttatttatattgatggaagattttttgggtggaaatattaCAAATCTAGTAAACACAAGACAGATAACTCCAATGGTTATAAGAAATGGAATTTATCCAACACAcatattctttgctgatgacgtCTTCTTATTCTGTAATGGAGCTAAGAAAAGCTTGGAATGTGTTTTTAAACTACTTGATGCTTTCCAAGCTAGTTCATGCCAGTTGATTAATAAAGCCAAGAGTAAATACTTCATAGATGAAACCTCTTCAATCAGAAAACAACAGATTAgtataatggtgaatatggaaAATGTTGGTTTCCCTGAAAAATATCTTGGTGTTTTACTTGCTCCTGGAAGG TCAGGGGATAGTGAAGTCAGAAAGTACAAAACTCTTTCTTGGAAGAAAGTTTGTGTTTCATATGATGAAGGAGGTTTTGGAATTAGAAGACTAGAAGTGATTAATAGAGCTTTACTTATGAAAATGATGTGGAGATTGATTTTTTCTTCAGATGAATGGGCTCTTTTTTTCACTgctaaattcaaaaataaatatggAATTTGGTTTTCAGGTTGGAAATTATCTTCAGTTAGAGCAGGATTGCAATGGGCTTGGACTGCATTACAAGAAGATATTACATGGTTTGTAGGCAATGGAGCTAATATTTATGTGTGGCTTGATACATGGTATGGATCATCTCCCTTAATTAATGAGATTGGTTATACTGAATTTGTGCATAATAATCTGCAAATGAAAGTTCGGAATCTTATTATTGATAATGAATGGCATATCCCTCCTCAACTGCAACAGTTTTTGCATATTGATAACATGCCTAATATTGGTAGTGAAGTTGATTGCATAGTATGGAATTTACATAGCAGTGGACAATTCAACACTGCAATGGCAGTGGAAAAATTAAGATTCAAGGAACAAAAAGTAAACTGGTCATCTCATATTTGGAGATCTTATTTACATCCAAGTATTGCAAGTAACATTTGGAAGCTGCTACAAggagtttatgtagatgatgatGTTAAAAGGAAATATGGGTATGAAATTCCATCTAGGTGTTGTGTTTGTAAATCAGATCAGGATTGTATGGAGCACACTTTGTGGATTTGTGATTTCAGTGCACAAATATGGAGCTGTCTAGGTAATATCTTTACATTCTCCATGCCATCTTCTTTTCATGAAGTTTTTTCTACAGCTAAGCATCACAGTCCATTCATTCAAGAAGTGTGGATGACTGCAGCCTGCACTACTATAAGAGATCTTTGGTTTCAAAGAAATAAAATCTTTTTTGAAGGAGGTGATACTCATCTACACAGTTTTAAAAGCAGGATTGTTAAGAAATTCAATGAAAATGGAGCAAGAATGAAGGGTAACATGTAG